CGGCCGCCGGTGCGATCACGAGCGCCGCCGTGGTGAGCGTGGGCGACATGCGCAGCGCGATGGTCACCAGCCAGGGCCAGGCCCAGTTGCTGGCGCGGGTGCTGGAAGACCAGACGACGCGCACCTTCGAGGCCGGCGAGGTGGTGCTCGCCACGCTCGGGCAGGCCCCGGCCGCCGTCCGCGGCGCGACCGACCGGCAGGCCACGGAAGACGCCATGCGGCAGGTGCTCACCGCCCTGCCCTTCATGCGCAGCGTGTCGCTCGTGAACCAGGCGGGCCTGGTGCTTGCCAGCACCGACGCGGCCTCCCTGGGCATCACGATCGACCGCGCCCGCCTCGGCCCCTGGCTCGAATCCGGAGGGCAGCACATCGGGCCGCTGCTGCCGGGGCGCGGCCTGACCAGCCTGCGGACCGACGGTCCGGCAGCGCTCTCGCCGCCGGGCCTGTCGTTCATTCCGATGCTGCACGGCCTCCGCGACGAGACCGGCAACCCGCTGCAACTCGTCGCCCTGGTGAACCCGGACGCGCTCTCCAACTTCCAGTACCTCGCGCTCGAATCGCTGAGCTACGACGCGGTGATCGCCACCGACGGCGGGCAGGTGCTGGCCTCGTCGATCCCGCCGCGCGAACTGCCCGGCCGCGACATCTCGGCCTTGCCGGTCTTCGGCGGCCTGCTGCCGCAGCAGGAACATGGCAGCTACGTCGGCCAGGGCGTGCTGGGGCCCGACCGGATCCTTGCGTTCCGTGCGTCGCGCAGCAAGCCGCTGGTGGTGATCGTCGAGGAGCCCTACCGTGCCGCGTTCATGCGCTGGCTGGGCGAGTCCTACCCGTTCCTGGCGATGGAGCTGGCCCTGGTGCTGCTGGCGCTGGCCCTCACCTGGATCGCCTGGCGCAGCCTGCGCGGCCGGGAGGCCTCGCGGCAGGCCATGGACGCCGCGCAGGACCGCATCGCACGCAGCGAGCGCGACCTGGCCCTGCTGCTGCGCAGCGTCCAGGAGCTGATCTTCCGCACCGACGAAAACGGCGTGATCACCTATGTGAACGCACGCTGGACCGCGCTGAGCGGCCAGCCGCCGGACGAGGCCATCGGATGCCGGCTGCAGGACCTCGTCGGCCCGGGCAGCCGCGACGACGTGGCCGCGATGCTGGACCCGCGCTCGGGCGCCAGCCTGCGCAACCGCCGCCTGCGGCTGCGCGGACCGCAGGGCGACGAGCGCGTGCTGGACGTGGCCGCGGTGCCGCTGCGGGCGGCGGGGGACGGCGCCATCTGCGCCTTCGCGGGCAGCGCGGTGGACGTGACCGAGCGCGAAGGCGCCCACCAGCGCCTGCGCGCGCAGTTCGCCTTCCAGAACCTGCTGCTGGAAACCAGCCCGCAGCCGATGATGCTCACCGACCGCGCCCACCGCGTGATCCTGGTCAACCGCGCCTGGGAGAACGCGATGGGCCGCCGCCGCGGCCACGTCGTCGGCCAGCGCCTGGACCTCTACCCGCGCCAGCCCGCGGACGATGCCGCACTGGCGGAAACCGGCGGCGGCGTGGCCCTGGAGCTGGACCTGCCCTACGGCGATGGCTCGCGGCGCGCCACGCGCGTGCTGAAGGCAGCCGTGCACGGCGAGCGCGGGGAGGTCACCGGCGTGCTCAGCATCCTCATGGACATCAGCGAATTCCGCGAGGCCGAGCGCGCCACGCGCGAAGCCCGCGATGCCGCCGAGGAAGCCGCGCGCACCCGCTCCGAATTCGTGGCCAACATGAGCCACGAACTGCGCACGCCGCTGCAGTCCATCATCGGTTTTGCCGAGCTGGGCGTGGGGCGCAGCGCGGACGCGCGCCTGGCGTCCATGTTCACCGACATCCTCGCGGCGGGCCGCCGCATGCTGGCGCTCGTCAACGACCTGCTCGACGTGGCCAAGATCGAAAGCGCCATCGGCACCATCCACCTCGAGCGCACCGACCTGCGCGGGCACATCCGCGCGGTGGCGCGGGAGCTGGGCCCGCTGATCGCCACGCGCTGGCAGGAACTGCGGATCGACCTGCCCGAGCGCCCGCTGGTGGCCAAGGTGGACCCGCTGCGCTTCCAGCAGGTGGTGCGCAACGTCCTGGCCAACGCCATCAAGTTCTCGCCGGAAGGCTCGTGCATCCACCTGCGCGCGCACGTGGATGCATTCGCCACGATCCACATCGAGGTCCAGGACCAGGGCCCGGGCATCCCTCCGGCCGAACTCGAGCGCATCTTCGACGCGTTCGCGCAGTCCAGCCTCACGCAGGACGGTTCGGGGGGCACCGGGCTGGGACTGGCCATCTGCCGCAAGATCGTGGACGCGCTGGAAGGCCGTATCCACGCGCGCAACGTGGAAGGCGGCGCGGTCTTCCATATCGAGCTGCCCGGGCGCGGACCGGTGGAGACAGCGCCCGCACCGCTCTGAGGCGGGGCGGACGCCGGCTGCGTCAGGGCGCCGCCGGGCCGTAGTCCACGGGCCGGGAGAGCCTGGGATCGGCATGCCAGGCCCAGTACAGGTCCACGAGCCTGCGCGTGAGGGGCCCCACGGCGCCGTCCGCCACCGGCTGTCCGTCGATGCGCGTCACGGGCAGCACGCCGCCGCCGGAGGTCGACAGGAACACTTCGCGCGCACCGCGCAGTTCGCCGGCCGGCAAGGCGCGCTCCGCGAGCGGCAGACCGAGCGAGCGCGCCATTTCGATCACCGTGCGCCGCGTGATGCCCTCCAGCATGCCGTGCGCGGGCGTCACGAGCGTGCCGTCCTCCGCCACGCAGAACACGTTGAAGCCGGGCCCCTCGACGACATGGCCCGCGCCATCGGTGAGCACCACGGTCTCGCCGCCCGCATCCAGCGCCCCCAGCAGGCCCATGGTGAGGTCGTTCCAGTGGTAGTTCTTCACGCGCGGGTCCACGCTGCCCGCGGGAATGCGCTGCACGCCGCTCACCACGAGGTGCAGCCCGCGTTCGCGCTGCTCGGCGTTGGCGATCCAGACGTAGGGCACGGCGAAGGCATAGAACCGGTTCACCGCCTCGCGCGGGTCGCGCGATCCCCAGCGCGGCTGCCCACGCGTGGCGATCATCTCCACGTAGGAATGCCTCAGCCCCGACAGGCGCACGCACTGCTCCAGAACGGCGGTGACGCCCTCCGGCGACAGGCCCGGATCGAGCCGCAGCCGCGCGCAGCTCGCGAAGAAGCGCTCCAGGTGCGCATCGAGGCGGAAGAACGCGCCCTCCCACACGGTCACCACGTCGTAGGTGGCGTCGGAGCGCAGGAAGCCCCAGTCGGTGATCGGAATGCTCGCCTCGGCGATGGGCAGGTAGCGGCCCTGCACGAAAGCCGCGCCGCCGGAAAAGTCGGGTAAGGTGTTCATGCGGGGCATTTCAGCCCCACCGCCGCATCCGCGCAAGGGCTGCCGCGCCAGCCGCCCGCGCTCCCCACCCGGCCGGCTCCGCAGGCGCCCTCGCCCCCGGCTGCGGCGCCCCGCCCTCCCGGGCAGCACCGCAACCGACACATTTCCACGGACATCCCATGAAAGCCATCTGGAACGGCGTGGTCGTCGCCGAAAGCGACGACACGGTCCTCGTCGAGGGCAACCACTACTTCCCCGAAGCCGCGCTCAGGCAGGAGCACTTCACCTTCAGCAATCACCGCACGACCTGCCCCTGGAAAGGCCAGGCCACCTACCGGTCGCTGCTGGTGGCCGGCGAACTCAACCCGGATGCCGCCTGGACCTATGCCGACCCGCTGCCCGAGGCCGAAAACATCCGCGGGCGGTTCGCTTTCTGGAAAGGCGTCAAGGTCCAGCCCTGAACCCGGCCGCAGGGCGTCCTGTACGGCCCGCGGTTATCCCTGCGGGCACTGGACAATCATGTGGATAACTCCGGCAAGACACTGTACGGCCGCCGCAAGTGCTTGATTCATATGGGAAAGCAACGCGATGCCTGTTTTTTGGGCAACCGCCGTGCTCCGGCGATGCGGTTATCCCGCCCCGCGCTGGACAACCATGTGGATAACCCGGGACAAGCGCTGTATGGCAGCGGCAAGTCGTTGATTCACAAGGATTTCTCTCCCGGTGCCTGCCAATTAGGCAGTGGACAGCCTGCCGGTCCGGCCATTAAATTGCTACCAAATAGATAGCAAACTATTCAATGAATCCGGCGGCATGGACCGGTTTTCATCCAAACTTCCATCCCAGCAGCTTTGCCGATGACCTCTCCCCCTCCCGCCATTCCCTTCTTCGTTGCCCGGATCGGCGACGACGGCACCCAGTGCGACGCGTGGCCCGAGCAGACACTGCTCCAATCCATCGAACAGGGCGGGCTCGACTGGCCCAGTTCGTGCCGCAACGGCACCTGCCGCACCTGCATCGGCGTGCTGGCGCACGGCACGGTGCGCTATGCCATCGAATGGCCCGGCCTCTCGTCGGAGGAAAAAGCCGAAGGCTGCGTCCTGCCGTGCGTGGCGTACCCCACGAGCGACCTGCAGCTGGAAGCGCCCTCCATCTGACGCCGGCGCGCCCCGGCAGCGGGCGGTGCCTCATCCGCGCAACGGTGCGATGCCGCTTCGGGTGCGCCACCCTTGCGGGCACCCGGGCGCGTTCGCCAGAATGGTCCATCCACCAAGAACGAGGGAGAGGACCATGATCGAACGCATCCACGCGGCGGCAGCGCCGCAGCGCATTCCTGGCGCGCGCGCGACGGCCCTGCAGGAGGCGGCGGCCGGCGGCCTGGTGCCCACGCGCGA
The DNA window shown above is from Acidovorax sp. NCPPB 4044 and carries:
- a CDS encoding sensor histidine kinase; protein product: MTGGGLRLAPLRLGFRALAHRLSRLPASTLVLVAGLAAAAGAITSAAVVSVGDMRSAMVTSQGQAQLLARVLEDQTTRTFEAGEVVLATLGQAPAAVRGATDRQATEDAMRQVLTALPFMRSVSLVNQAGLVLASTDAASLGITIDRARLGPWLESGGQHIGPLLPGRGLTSLRTDGPAALSPPGLSFIPMLHGLRDETGNPLQLVALVNPDALSNFQYLALESLSYDAVIATDGGQVLASSIPPRELPGRDISALPVFGGLLPQQEHGSYVGQGVLGPDRILAFRASRSKPLVVIVEEPYRAAFMRWLGESYPFLAMELALVLLALALTWIAWRSLRGREASRQAMDAAQDRIARSERDLALLLRSVQELIFRTDENGVITYVNARWTALSGQPPDEAIGCRLQDLVGPGSRDDVAAMLDPRSGASLRNRRLRLRGPQGDERVLDVAAVPLRAAGDGAICAFAGSAVDVTEREGAHQRLRAQFAFQNLLLETSPQPMMLTDRAHRVILVNRAWENAMGRRRGHVVGQRLDLYPRQPADDAALAETGGGVALELDLPYGDGSRRATRVLKAAVHGERGEVTGVLSILMDISEFREAERATREARDAAEEAARTRSEFVANMSHELRTPLQSIIGFAELGVGRSADARLASMFTDILAAGRRMLALVNDLLDVAKIESAIGTIHLERTDLRGHIRAVARELGPLIATRWQELRIDLPERPLVAKVDPLRFQQVVRNVLANAIKFSPEGSCIHLRAHVDAFATIHIEVQDQGPGIPPAELERIFDAFAQSSLTQDGSGGTGLGLAICRKIVDALEGRIHARNVEGGAVFHIELPGRGPVETAPAPL
- a CDS encoding aminotransferase class IV: MNTLPDFSGGAAFVQGRYLPIAEASIPITDWGFLRSDATYDVVTVWEGAFFRLDAHLERFFASCARLRLDPGLSPEGVTAVLEQCVRLSGLRHSYVEMIATRGQPRWGSRDPREAVNRFYAFAVPYVWIANAEQRERGLHLVVSGVQRIPAGSVDPRVKNYHWNDLTMGLLGALDAGGETVVLTDGAGHVVEGPGFNVFCVAEDGTLVTPAHGMLEGITRRTVIEMARSLGLPLAERALPAGELRGAREVFLSTSGGGVLPVTRIDGQPVADGAVGPLTRRLVDLYWAWHADPRLSRPVDYGPAAP
- a CDS encoding 2Fe-2S iron-sulfur cluster-binding protein codes for the protein MTSPPPAIPFFVARIGDDGTQCDAWPEQTLLQSIEQGGLDWPSSCRNGTCRTCIGVLAHGTVRYAIEWPGLSSEEKAEGCVLPCVAYPTSDLQLEAPSI
- a CDS encoding DUF427 domain-containing protein; the protein is MKAIWNGVVVAESDDTVLVEGNHYFPEAALRQEHFTFSNHRTTCPWKGQATYRSLLVAGELNPDAAWTYADPLPEAENIRGRFAFWKGVKVQP